From the genome of Alosa alosa isolate M-15738 ecotype Scorff River chromosome 20, AALO_Geno_1.1, whole genome shotgun sequence, one region includes:
- the LOC125285348 gene encoding uncharacterized protein LOC125285348, with protein MGLESQTPNPAPGDLKITQVDTYLRLEPKTLGAIQVLIGILTLCLSATLLQITELHFFGDIVILLLFALEIILSGCILITTGLYPTLLWLKAMLVVHLVSLAFTTAALGLLSKNLPFRQLSYHCEHCRRFEIFSVLLIDGILGTLVLFLIVELVICIVAILVGLSVLAQGGIQLPGVSQRLTTPPVQVQPVMVAPAQMAQVSVVVTEPQAEPECTPEPEPAPKPVHAAVVPAPIVKVPSPPMESTEPQVVPIEPQVLSTEPQVVPIEPQVVPIEPQMVMMEPQVVSMEPQVVPLEPQVEPL; from the exons ATGGGACTCGAAAGCCAGACCCCCAACCCAGCCCCCGGTGACCTAAAAATCACCCAGGTGGACACCTACCTGAGACTGGAGCCCAAGACGCTGGGG GCCATCCAGGTGCTAATCGGCATCTTGACCCTGTGTCTGAGTGCCACCCTGTTGCAGATCACCGAGCTGCACTTCTTTGGAGATATCGTCATCCTGCTGCTGTTTGCCCTGGAG ATTATTCTTTCTGGGTGCATCCTGATTACCACGGGGTTATATCCTACTCTCCTCTGG tTGAAAGCAATGTTGGTGGTCCACCTGGTGAGTTTGGCCTTCACTACGGCAGCCTTGGGCCTACTGTCAAAGAACCTGCCTTTCCGACAATTATCTTACCACTGTGAACACTGCCGTCGCTTTGAAATCTTCTCTGTG CTGCTTATTGATGGCATCCTTGGTACACTAGTCCTGTTCCTGATTGTGGAGCTTGTGATCTGCATTGTGGCCATATTGGTCGGGCTCAGTGTCCTTGCTCAAGGAGGAATTCAG CTTCCTGGAGTAAGCCAGAGATTGACCACGCCTCCCGTACAAGTGCAGCCTGTCATGGTCGCTCCAGCTCAG aTGGCCCAGGTGTCTGTGGTGGTGACTGAACCTCAAGCAGAACCGGAGTGCACTCCTGAGCCAGAGCCGGCACCAAAACCTGTGCATGCCGCAGTAGTACCGGCGCCCATTGTGAAAGTTCCATCCCCACCTATGGAGAGCACTGAACCACAGGTGGTGCCTATAGAACCACAGGTGCTGTCAACAGAACCGCAGGTGGTTCCAATAGAACCACAGGTGGTCCCAATAGAACCTCAGATGGTGATGATGGAGCCACAGGTTGTATCTATGGAACCACAGGTGGTGCCATTGGAACCCCAGGTCGAGCCTCTGTAA
- the LOC125285602 gene encoding uncharacterized protein LOC125285602 — MAQLSHLWSRGLVWVFLTSAVILLVSATQPNGRIRSQRAVAMAAYSLSTEITNFEFSNSLLDSSSNYYNYLKSLVDFVFIQAYNISIDPEGHFLGTTDMSFTEGKHIHVETTILFSLSPSTLGTIVVRNELLDFMVQTSSSPIQINPIQTFVNETTVPITTRSPTTSRTTTTEASRSNSEPASLTPHSMSPHRQDPTGAATNHTTPLHNNATDWTSTAPGVPNTVHSTSSVSKPLVPYWLDWVPGWGIALLVLASLILLLLIILIILLLLRWCCMDEPEKEPQPRYDPYSHEPYSSHSPAKSPTLKHMGDPGLRTPEKPRGTSTGMYVVNP, encoded by the exons ATGGCACAACTATCACATCTATGGTCAAGAGGACTTGTGTGGGTTTTCCTAACAAGCGCAGTGATACTCCTGGTTTCAg CCACACAACCGAATGGACGGATCCGCAGTCAACGGGCAGTGGCTATGGCTGCTTATTcattgtccacagagatcaccaACTTTGAGTTCTCTAACTCCCTCCTCGATTCCAGCAGTAATTACTACAATTACCTGAAGTCCTTGGTTGATTTTGTG tttattcAAGCCTACAATATCTCCATTGACCCAGAAGGACATTTCTTGGGAACTACTGACATGTCATTCAC GGAAGGTAAACATATTCATGTGGAGACAACTATTCTTTTCTCCTTAAGTCCAAGCACCCTAGGAACCATTGTGGTTAGAAACGAATTATTGGACTTTATGGTCCAAACATCAAGCTCACCGATCCAAATTAACCCTATTCAAACATTCG TGAACGAAACCACCGTACCCATCACCACCAGGTCTCCCACCACCTCCAGAACCACAACCACAGAAGCTTCCAGGTCCAACAGTGAGCCAGCCTCTCTTACTCCTCATTCGATGAGCCCCCATAGACAAGATCCGACGGGAGCTGCTACTAACCACACTACACCTTTGCATAATAACGCAACAG ATTGGACCTCTACTGCACCTGGAGTCCCCAACACGGTCCACTCAACCTCCAGCGTTTCCAAACCACTCGTGCCTTACTGGCTGGACTGGGTGCCAGGGTGGGGTATCGCTCTGCTTGTACTGGcctccctcatcctcctgcTTCTCATCATTCTGATAATCCTGTTG CTGCTGCGCTGGTGTTGTATGGATGAGCCTGAGAAGGAACCTCAACCCAGATATGATCCATACTCACATGAGCCATATTCATCCCACTCTCCAGCCAAATCACCCACCCTCAAACACATG GGTGACCCTGGCCTGCGAACCCCAGAGAAACCCAGGGGGACCAGTACCGGGATGTATGTGGTGAATCCCTGA